The Bacillota bacterium genome includes a region encoding these proteins:
- the safA gene encoding SafA/ExsA family spore coat assembly protein, giving the protein MDNVEKNTENCQNCDDNITAEQFTCPPNTFAYTVQPGDTMFTIAQRFGVSLDALIAANPQIPDPSEIQPGQIVCVPQTSVVCPPNTFPYIVQPGDTMFTIAQRFGVSLDALIAANPQIPNPNQLTPGQTVCVPTTPAPGPCRPNTFAYTVQPGDSMFLIAQRFGVSLNALIAANPQIPNPNLILPGQIVCVPTGTQPPPDGCPPNSFVYIVQPGDTMFLIAQRFGVSLDALIAANPQIPNPNQIRPGQRICVPRSPGACPPGSTRYTVQPGDSMFTIARRFGISLDALIRANPQVSNPSLIFPGQQLCIPPR; this is encoded by the coding sequence TTGGATAATGTAGAGAAGAACACCGAAAACTGCCAAAACTGCGACGATAACATCACAGCTGAGCAGTTTACATGTCCGCCGAATACATTTGCTTATACAGTCCAGCCCGGTGATACCATGTTTACGATTGCCCAGCGGTTTGGGGTTAGTTTAGACGCATTAATCGCAGCTAATCCGCAGATCCCGGATCCCAGCGAGATTCAGCCGGGTCAAATTGTCTGTGTACCGCAGACATCAGTGGTCTGTCCGCCGAACACATTTCCGTATATAGTCCAGCCGGGCGATACCATGTTCACCATCGCCCAAAGATTTGGCGTAAGTTTGGATGCACTGATCGCAGCTAATCCGCAGATTCCGAATCCGAACCAGCTTACACCCGGCCAGACAGTCTGCGTACCCACTACACCTGCTCCGGGACCGTGTCGGCCAAATACTTTTGCCTATACGGTGCAACCCGGTGACTCCATGTTCTTAATTGCGCAGCGCTTCGGTGTGAGCCTGAATGCCTTAATCGCAGCTAATCCGCAGATTCCGAATCCAAATCTGATTCTGCCCGGACAAATTGTCTGCGTACCAACCGGCACACAGCCTCCACCGGATGGATGTCCGCCGAACAGTTTCGTCTATATTGTGCAGCCCGGCGATACCATGTTCTTGATCGCGCAGCGTTTTGGCGTAAGCTTAGATGCTCTAATCGCAGCTAATCCGCAGATTCCTAACCCGAACCAAATCCGGCCGGGTCAAAGAATCTGTGTGCCAAGATCACCCGGCGCATGCCCACCCGGATCAACCCGCTACACCGTGCAGCCGGGAGACAGTATGTTTACTATTGCCAGGCGGTTCGGAATCAGCCTTGACGCGCTGATCAGAGCTAATCCGCAGGTCAGCAATCCTAGCCTGATCTTCCCCGGACAGCAGCTCTGCATACCGCCAAGATAA
- a CDS encoding DUF1622 domain-containing protein, with protein MAQVQEIITNISLILIYIIESIGILIIAYSAIKTFLRYCQLRFKEPGGELKLMLAHGMTLGLEFLLAGEILKTIVARDITELLAVGGLVIIRALITLLLHWELKNGN; from the coding sequence ATGGCGCAAGTGCAGGAAATCATTACAAATATTTCTCTCATTCTCATCTATATTATCGAGAGTATTGGCATTCTGATCATAGCTTATTCTGCTATCAAAACCTTTCTTCGCTACTGCCAGCTGAGATTTAAAGAACCGGGCGGCGAACTCAAGCTAATGCTGGCTCACGGTATGACCTTGGGCCTAGAGTTCCTGCTCGCCGGTGAGATTCTCAAAACAATCGTAGCGCGCGATATCACAGAACTGCTGGCTGTAGGCGGTTTGGTAATCATCCGCGCACTAATCACACTGCTGCTCCACTGGGAACTTAAGAATGGCAACTAA